Proteins encoded together in one Coffea arabica cultivar ET-39 chromosome 2c, Coffea Arabica ET-39 HiFi, whole genome shotgun sequence window:
- the LOC113724704 gene encoding protein ALP1-like, protein MDGTHIPASVPTNEQMAYTNRHGTQSQNVLAVCDHDMRFVYVYAGWEGSTHDARVFESDCECTLTSQFHPQVRQLVFISGKYYLVDAAYKMMPGFLAPFKGGRVSRVGQGRGRGQGPKELFNTRYSQLRNVVERSFGVLKQQFAYLKGPVPYSYMQTQINVVIACCALHNFLRETQPSDDHFMQYEQEDIQVQAEAGGNPYPNIQPLAVPPHEIAAWNAMREEMANQMHAGSRRRRFTSSYGLRQIYNKP, encoded by the exons ATGGATGGCACTCATATCCCTGCTTCGGTGCCCACAAATGAGCAAATGGCCTACACTAATAGACATGGGACCCAATCTCAGAACGTTTTAGCTGTATGTGACCATGACATGCGCTTTGTGTATGTCTATGCCGGATGGGAGGGAAGCACACACGATGCTCGGGTCTTTGAAAGTGACTGCGAATGCACACTGACTTCCCAGTTCCACCCCCAGGTTCGACAGCTTGTGTTTATTTCTG gCAAGTACTACCTGGTGGATGCGGCATACAAGATGATGCCGGGATTCTTAGCACCATTTAAAGGAGGACGTGTTTCACGTGTTGGGCaaggacgtggtcgaggccaaGGACCAAAGGAGCTATTTAATACCCGTTACTCCCAACTTCGCAATGTAGTTGAGCGCTCTTTTGGTGTCTTGAAACAACAATTTGCGTATTTGAAGGGACCTGTCCCATATTCCTATATGCAAACACAAATCAATGTAGTTATTGCATGTTGTGCATTGCACAATTTCTTAAGGGAAACTCAACCCTCCGATGATCACTTCATGCAATATGAACAAGAGGACATACAAGTACAAGCCGAAGCTGGTGGTAATCCATACCCGAATATACAACCATTGGCTGTGCCCCCACATGAGATAGCAGCTTGGAATGCAATGAGAGAAGAAATGGCTAATCAAATGCATGCCGGTTCACGCAGGCGAAG GTTTACATCATCTTATGGTCTGCGGCAAATCTATAATAAACCTTAG